One Sphingomonas endolithica DNA segment encodes these proteins:
- a CDS encoding LysR family transcriptional regulator: MIDWDDVRYFLAAARGGSVRAAAGRLGVNHATVLRRIAQLEERLGAQMFDRLPTGYRLTVAGEEVLELAIQMETSSHQLETRVLGRDQSVRGLLRVTLTPILATHLLMPDFADFARQHPDIEMEILSSGELANLTNREADVAIRVVYDRKTLPLNLHGPKGPELFGGVYISRDRLAAWRAGTADTIKWIVISMHGVPDWASEGELRTTEVPFRVTDAGAEIAAVRQGLGITTLPCFVGDADPMLVRVPGTDLHLYGTLWLLTQGETRKTKRVRLFTEFISHSLAAHAPLLTGMSFPGG; encoded by the coding sequence ATGATCGACTGGGATGACGTTCGCTACTTTCTGGCCGCCGCGCGTGGCGGTTCGGTGCGGGCGGCGGCCGGGCGCCTGGGCGTGAACCACGCGACCGTGCTGCGCCGCATCGCCCAGCTGGAAGAGCGCCTCGGCGCGCAGATGTTCGATCGGCTGCCCACAGGCTACCGCCTGACGGTGGCGGGCGAGGAGGTTCTAGAACTCGCGATCCAGATGGAGACCTCGTCGCATCAGTTGGAGACGCGCGTCCTGGGGCGCGACCAGAGCGTGCGCGGTCTTCTCCGCGTGACGTTGACGCCGATCCTCGCGACCCACCTGCTCATGCCGGATTTCGCCGATTTCGCGCGTCAGCATCCCGACATCGAGATGGAAATCCTGTCCTCGGGCGAACTGGCAAACCTGACCAACCGAGAAGCCGACGTCGCGATCCGCGTGGTTTACGACCGCAAGACCCTGCCGCTCAATCTTCACGGACCGAAAGGACCGGAGCTGTTCGGTGGCGTCTACATATCCCGCGATCGGCTCGCCGCCTGGCGGGCGGGCACGGCCGATACCATCAAGTGGATCGTCATCAGCATGCATGGCGTTCCGGACTGGGCCAGCGAGGGTGAACTCCGCACCACCGAGGTTCCCTTCAGGGTCACGGACGCAGGGGCGGAGATCGCGGCGGTACGGCAAGGGCTGGGGATCACGACGCTGCCGTGCTTCGTCGGCGACGCCGACCCCATGCTGGTAAGGGTGCCGGGCACCGACCTGCACCTGTACGGAACGCTCTGGCTCCTGACCCAAGGAGAGACGCGCAAGACGAAGCGCGTACGGCTCTTCACGGAGTTTATATCTCACAGCCTCGCCGCGCACGCGCCGCTCCTCACCGGGATGTCATTCCCGGGCGGCTGA
- a CDS encoding zinc-dependent alcohol dehydrogenase family protein, whose amino-acid sequence MTDMMRRWEMDGIGRDRLALRERPIPVPARHEVLVKVAAVSLNHRDKMVIESGRGLALDFPFTPGSDLAGRIVATGDNVKRFAVGDRVISCFTPEWIDGARAGTARTPAYRTLGGFFAGVLAEYVVLPEEWLAAAPAKLDDAEASTLPCAALTAWFALVERGGVRAGDTVLIRGTGGVALFGLQIAKLHGATVLVSCSPEKIDRVLALGADHAIDRYDTHGLEALYTLTYDRGADHILETVGGAYLGQSVQAAAVGGRIYQIGALDGFDITSPAMPLMIKDVTILGIGTGNRRALEDMVRAVARTGMTPVIDRRFPLADLPNALDRLGAGRSARA is encoded by the coding sequence ATGACGGACATGATGCGACGCTGGGAAATGGACGGGATTGGTCGCGACCGCCTCGCCCTGCGCGAGCGGCCGATCCCGGTCCCCGCTCGGCACGAAGTTCTGGTGAAGGTGGCGGCCGTTTCGCTCAACCACCGCGACAAGATGGTCATCGAAAGCGGGCGCGGCTTGGCACTCGACTTTCCGTTCACGCCCGGCTCCGATCTTGCCGGCCGGATCGTGGCGACAGGCGACAACGTCAAACGCTTCGCCGTCGGCGATCGCGTGATCTCCTGCTTCACGCCCGAGTGGATCGACGGTGCGCGCGCGGGTACAGCCCGCACACCGGCCTACCGCACGCTCGGCGGCTTTTTTGCAGGCGTTCTGGCCGAGTATGTCGTCCTGCCCGAGGAATGGCTGGCCGCGGCGCCGGCGAAGCTTGACGACGCCGAAGCCAGCACTTTGCCCTGCGCCGCGCTCACCGCCTGGTTCGCGCTGGTCGAGCGCGGCGGCGTCCGCGCCGGCGACACCGTGTTGATCCGGGGGACCGGCGGCGTGGCGCTGTTCGGGCTGCAGATCGCGAAGCTGCATGGCGCGACCGTGCTCGTCTCCTGCAGCCCGGAGAAGATTGATCGCGTGCTGGCACTGGGTGCCGACCATGCGATCGACCGGTACGACACGCACGGGCTTGAGGCGCTATACACGCTGACCTACGACCGGGGCGCAGATCATATCCTGGAGACCGTCGGCGGGGCCTATCTCGGCCAGTCGGTCCAGGCTGCGGCGGTCGGCGGGCGCATCTATCAGATCGGCGCGCTCGACGGGTTCGACATCACTTCCCCCGCCATGCCGCTGATGATAAAGGACGTGACGATCCTGGGCATCGGCACCGGTAATCGCCGCGCGCTCGAGGACATGGTGCGCGCAGTCGCGCGGACCGGCATGACGCCGGTGATCGACCGCCGCTTTCCGCTCGCCGATCTGCCGAACGCGCTGGACCGGCTCGGCGCGGGCCGTTCGGCAAGAGCGTGA
- a CDS encoding LysR family transcriptional regulator: MATAEERSFRGAARRLGMSPSALSHSMRSLEQRLGARLLHRTTRSVAPTEAGQALLERLGPPIAELGDAVRDVGAFQQQPRGLVRINMPRIAAQLVVMPKLAAFRVGYPEIRLELVIDDGMTDVIAKGFDFGIRSGAIVQQDMISVPLTQDLRMAVVASPTYFAERSLPRTPAELNGHDCLTYRWYETGALHPWRFDGPEGPVDVIVDSVMTANDTDLLLDGALRGCGVALLVESLVETYIADGSLQRVLADWCKPFPGFHLYYPSRRHMPAAMRTFKDWMRLS, translated from the coding sequence ATGGCGACCGCCGAGGAACGAAGCTTTCGCGGCGCCGCGCGGCGGCTGGGCATGTCACCGTCGGCGCTCAGCCACAGCATGCGCTCGCTCGAACAGCGCCTCGGCGCCCGTCTCCTCCACCGCACGACCCGCAGCGTCGCGCCGACCGAGGCGGGGCAAGCCTTGCTGGAGCGGCTCGGACCGCCGATCGCCGAGCTCGGCGACGCGGTGCGCGATGTCGGCGCCTTCCAGCAGCAGCCACGTGGGCTCGTGCGGATCAACATGCCGCGCATCGCGGCGCAACTGGTCGTGATGCCGAAACTGGCCGCTTTTCGGGTCGGCTATCCCGAGATCCGGCTGGAGCTTGTGATCGACGACGGCATGACCGACGTGATCGCCAAGGGATTCGATTTCGGGATTCGGTCGGGCGCGATCGTCCAGCAGGACATGATCTCGGTGCCCCTCACCCAGGACCTGCGCATGGCGGTGGTCGCGTCACCGACCTATTTCGCGGAGCGGTCGCTGCCGCGGACACCGGCCGAGCTCAACGGCCACGACTGCCTGACGTACCGCTGGTACGAGACCGGAGCTCTGCATCCCTGGCGCTTCGATGGCCCGGAGGGGCCGGTGGACGTGATCGTCGACAGCGTGATGACCGCCAACGACACCGACCTCCTGCTCGACGGCGCCTTGCGGGGTTGCGGCGTCGCACTGCTGGTCGAGAGCCTGGTCGAGACGTATATTGCGGACGGATCACTTCAGCGGGTGCTGGCGGACTGGTGCAAGCCGTTCCCCGGATTCCATCTCTACTATCCGAGCAGACGCCATATGCCTGCCGCCATGAGGACCTTCAAGGACTGGATGAGATTATCGTGA
- a CDS encoding FAD-dependent oxidoreductase, whose product MRDTIAIIGAGLAGLTLARTLYRHGVETTIYEAERSPVARTQGGLLDINEHYGQSALEAAGLHDAFLRLVRPGEDAKRIVNKDGIILFDTAADHLSKRPEVDRGELRAMLIGSLPDNAIRWDHKAVSLKQIGAGRHEVCFANGTQATVDLLVGADGAWSKVRPLLSHATPEYSGTCFIEIALAASDARRAGNIAVIGAGTLIAAAPGKGIIVHRNADGSVAGYVALNAPEAWMRAIDCTDARVALDFIAGQFAGWAPYLTSFITGSIADPTIRPIYALPVEHEWPRMAGLTLVGDAAHLMSPFAGEGANLAMYDGAALARAILDNPEDMETALSAYEDALFPRSRAVARRSAQNLTLFFGETSPQALVDLFGRLAAPDT is encoded by the coding sequence ATGCGAGACACCATTGCTATCATCGGCGCCGGTCTTGCCGGCCTGACCCTTGCCCGCACCCTCTATCGCCACGGGGTCGAAACCACGATTTACGAGGCTGAACGCTCGCCTGTGGCCAGAACGCAAGGGGGCTTGCTCGACATAAACGAGCATTACGGCCAATCCGCTCTCGAGGCCGCCGGCCTGCACGACGCATTTCTGAGGCTCGTTCGACCGGGTGAGGATGCGAAGCGCATCGTGAACAAGGATGGGATCATCCTGTTCGACACGGCAGCGGACCATCTATCCAAGCGTCCGGAGGTCGATCGGGGTGAGCTTCGTGCCATGTTGATCGGCTCGCTCCCGGACAATGCGATCCGCTGGGATCACAAGGCCGTATCCCTGAAGCAGATCGGCGCTGGCCGCCACGAAGTCTGCTTTGCCAACGGTACACAGGCAACGGTGGACCTGCTCGTCGGTGCGGATGGCGCTTGGTCGAAGGTCCGCCCACTCCTTTCCCATGCCACACCGGAATATTCCGGCACCTGCTTCATCGAGATCGCGCTTGCTGCCAGCGACGCGCGTCGGGCCGGAAACATCGCGGTGATTGGAGCCGGCACCCTCATAGCAGCGGCACCGGGCAAAGGCATCATCGTTCACCGCAACGCGGATGGCAGCGTGGCCGGATACGTTGCTCTCAACGCGCCGGAGGCGTGGATGAGGGCGATCGATTGCACCGACGCGCGCGTAGCACTGGACTTCATCGCAGGGCAGTTTGCAGGCTGGGCGCCATACCTGACCAGCTTCATCACTGGCAGCATCGCCGATCCGACGATCCGCCCCATCTATGCGCTGCCCGTCGAGCACGAATGGCCACGGATGGCCGGCCTGACCCTGGTTGGCGATGCGGCCCACCTTATGTCGCCCTTCGCAGGCGAAGGGGCAAACCTTGCCATGTACGATGGTGCGGCACTCGCTCGGGCAATCCTGGACAACCCCGAAGACATGGAAACCGCCCTTTCGGCGTATGAAGACGCGCTGTTTCCGAGAAGCCGAGCAGTGGCGCGCAGGTCGGCGCAGAACCTGACGCTCTTCTTCGGAGAAACCTCCCCGCAGGCGCTGGTCGATCTGTTCGGCAGGCTTGCCGCACCTGACACATGA
- a CDS encoding TetR/AcrR family transcriptional regulator, with protein sequence MGRPRAFDVDWALDRAISVFRERGYGGASIDALQAATGLTTGSIYKAFGSKQKFFAAAYARYVAGRRAVMAGQLDKAMTGRQRIAATLHSYIDAASGDHGRRGCLVVASLIEASTLDAPLRDTVATTLAENRAGLFAMLEDGKQDGSVRADVPVEPCADLLLSLLQGLRATGKLRDPVDRDGLVELTLKILD encoded by the coding sequence ATGGGGCGTCCCCGTGCCTTCGACGTTGATTGGGCGCTCGACCGCGCCATCTCCGTGTTCCGGGAGCGCGGCTATGGGGGCGCCTCGATCGATGCGCTCCAGGCGGCTACGGGGCTCACCACTGGCAGCATCTACAAGGCGTTCGGGAGCAAGCAGAAGTTCTTTGCAGCGGCCTACGCTCGCTACGTTGCAGGGAGGCGCGCGGTCATGGCCGGGCAGCTCGACAAGGCAATGACCGGACGCCAGCGCATCGCGGCGACGTTGCACTCCTATATTGACGCTGCATCCGGCGATCACGGACGGCGCGGCTGCCTGGTCGTGGCGAGCCTGATCGAAGCCTCGACGCTCGACGCGCCGCTGCGCGACACCGTCGCGACGACGCTGGCCGAAAATCGAGCGGGTCTTTTCGCCATGCTGGAGGACGGCAAGCAGGACGGATCGGTTCGTGCCGATGTGCCGGTGGAGCCGTGCGCCGACCTGCTGCTGAGCCTGCTCCAGGGACTGCGCGCCACGGGCAAGTTGCGCGACCCGGTCGATCGGGACGGCCTTGTCGAGCTCACACTCAAGATCCTCGATTGA
- a CDS encoding alpha/beta fold hydrolase: MTDPTLAADERLEHRYATVDGLRFHYVTAGQDDAEPLVLLAGFPESWYAWRRVMPLLAKRFRVIAIDLPGQGDTDKPMDGYDTGSIARRVHGLLARLGVSQYGLAAHDIGAWVALPYALTYPDEVVRLALLDAGIPGVTLPDLLPATPDRGWKTWHFAFHTVPDLPEALIAGRERIYLDWFLRRKVADPRSIGDADLDEYHRIFTLPGALRAGLAYYRDVSVSAAQNRALVQDGKLTMPVLAISADQGSIPDMAAPLRAYADDVRGAIVADSGHFIPEEQPEAVANLLAAFFAEQS, encoded by the coding sequence ATGACCGATCCGACCCTCGCCGCCGACGAGCGGCTTGAGCATCGCTACGCGACGGTCGATGGCCTGCGCTTCCACTATGTGACAGCGGGGCAAGACGATGCCGAACCGCTGGTCCTGCTCGCAGGCTTTCCGGAAAGTTGGTATGCGTGGCGGCGGGTGATGCCGCTCCTCGCCAAACGCTTCCGCGTCATTGCGATCGACCTGCCCGGGCAGGGCGACACCGACAAGCCTATGGACGGGTACGACACAGGCTCGATTGCCCGGCGCGTTCACGGCCTGCTCGCGCGACTGGGCGTTTCACAATACGGCCTTGCCGCGCACGACATCGGCGCATGGGTGGCGCTGCCCTACGCGCTTACCTACCCCGACGAGGTGGTTCGGCTGGCGCTGCTGGATGCCGGCATTCCCGGCGTCACCCTGCCCGACCTCCTACCCGCCACGCCGGATCGCGGCTGGAAGACGTGGCACTTCGCCTTCCACACCGTTCCCGATCTGCCCGAAGCCCTGATCGCCGGTCGCGAGCGCATCTATCTCGACTGGTTCCTGCGCCGCAAGGTGGCCGATCCACGCAGCATCGGCGACGCCGACCTCGACGAATATCACCGCATCTTCACGCTTCCGGGCGCCCTTCGGGCAGGCCTGGCCTATTATCGCGACGTGAGCGTGTCAGCAGCGCAAAACCGGGCGCTTGTCCAAGACGGCAAGCTGACCATGCCGGTGCTTGCGATCAGCGCGGACCAGGGCTCCATTCCCGATATGGCAGCGCCACTGCGCGCCTACGCCGACGACGTGCGCGGCGCGATCGTCGCCGACAGCGGCCACTTCATCCCCGAGGAGCAACCCGAAGCGGTCGCAAACTTGCTCGCTGCCTTCTTTGCAGAGCAATCCTGA
- a CDS encoding amidohydrolase family protein, whose amino-acid sequence MRLIAIEEHILPHAVRDAWNAAPPPHDPVSAIADGGENGARLADLGAGRLALMDEQGVDVQVLSLTTPGLHNLAPEPSVEMAYRVNDLIAETCARHPHRFQGFAALPTPAADAAPRELERAVRELGLKGALLCGRTRERHLDHPDMRPMLAKAAELGVPLFIHPQTPLAAVREANYSGISDKADLALAAFGLGWHYEAGLQWVRLAAAGVFDELPDLQIILGHWGEVVLFYLERVSAVFERALDLRRPLADYARQNLYVTGSGMWSEAYLLRCLEIVGPERLLFSTDFPYQYREGGAPRRFLDEVPLDDAARTGFAHGNWDRLAATRA is encoded by the coding sequence ATGCGCCTGATCGCGATCGAAGAGCACATCCTTCCCCACGCCGTACGCGACGCGTGGAACGCCGCTCCGCCCCCGCACGACCCCGTGTCCGCCATTGCCGATGGCGGGGAGAATGGGGCCCGTCTCGCTGATCTGGGCGCAGGTCGCCTGGCGCTGATGGACGAGCAGGGCGTGGACGTGCAGGTATTGTCGCTCACCACGCCCGGGCTCCACAACCTCGCCCCTGAACCCTCCGTCGAGATGGCATACCGCGTGAACGACCTGATCGCGGAGACCTGCGCGCGCCACCCGCACCGCTTTCAGGGCTTCGCCGCTTTGCCCACCCCGGCTGCGGACGCAGCGCCGCGGGAGCTGGAACGCGCCGTTCGTGAGCTTGGCCTGAAGGGAGCGCTGCTTTGCGGTCGGACGCGTGAGCGTCATCTCGACCATCCCGACATGCGCCCCATGCTGGCAAAAGCGGCGGAACTCGGCGTGCCGCTTTTCATCCACCCGCAAACCCCATTGGCTGCCGTACGGGAAGCCAATTACTCCGGGATCAGCGACAAGGCCGATCTGGCGCTCGCCGCCTTCGGCCTCGGATGGCATTACGAGGCTGGGCTGCAATGGGTTCGCTTGGCAGCGGCCGGCGTCTTCGATGAACTGCCGGATCTCCAGATCATTCTCGGCCATTGGGGCGAAGTGGTATTGTTCTACCTGGAGCGCGTCTCGGCCGTCTTCGAACGCGCGCTCGATCTTCGACGGCCGCTGGCGGACTATGCGCGCCAAAATCTGTATGTGACCGGCAGCGGCATGTGGAGCGAGGCATATCTGCTGCGCTGTCTGGAGATCGTCGGTCCCGAGCGCCTGCTGTTCTCCACCGACTTTCCGTACCAGTATCGCGAGGGCGGCGCGCCGCGGCGCTTTCTGGATGAAGTCCCGCTCGACGATGCTGCACGGACAGGGTTTGCGCATGGCAATTGGGATCGCCTGGCCGCGACACGCGCCTAG
- a CDS encoding putative quinol monooxygenase has product MLIVTGTLFVPPTDLARFVAEMGALAAVTRKRSGNLSYDTAVLDAATGRLLVAERWRDEAALAAHLRADETEAFVSRWAPHLQGDVRVYDADNERTLPAG; this is encoded by the coding sequence ATGCTGATCGTCACCGGCACCCTCTTCGTGCCTCCTACCGACCTCGCGCGCTTCGTCGCCGAGATGGGCGCCCTGGCGGCCGTAACGCGAAAGCGTAGCGGCAACCTGTCCTACGACACAGCCGTGCTCGACGCGGCGACCGGGCGGTTGCTGGTGGCGGAGCGGTGGCGTGACGAGGCAGCGCTCGCCGCGCACCTGCGTGCGGATGAAACGGAGGCTTTCGTATCGCGGTGGGCACCGCACCTGCAAGGCGACGTGCGCGTGTACGACGCGGACAACGAACGCACGCTACCGGCCGGTTAG
- a CDS encoding NADP-dependent oxidoreductase, translated as MTEVMKAVRLHAFGGPEMLRYEEAPRPAIGPGEVLVRVHAVGINPPDLYLRDGYRALPLEWQPHPAFPIIIGTDVSGVVEAVADGVTGFAVGDEVFSMVRFPEDLMKGSDAYAEYVRVAATELAHKPLGIHHVEAAAAPMSLLTAWQFLIAVGHDAPNPFQPSRHEPVPLEGKTVVVNGAGGGVGHLLVQLAKWQGAQVVAVASSRNEKLMRELGADHFVDYTKEAAEDVIHDADLVVDAVGGANMERLLRMLKPGGGLFLVNPLGFAGHGAARERGITVSSTQVRSNGAQLAEAGRLLDEGTVRVVIDSRFPLADAAAAHTRAAKGGIQGKIVLTVA; from the coding sequence ATGACCGAAGTGATGAAGGCCGTGCGACTGCACGCGTTCGGCGGCCCCGAGATGCTACGCTACGAGGAGGCGCCCCGCCCAGCGATCGGGCCGGGAGAGGTGCTGGTCCGCGTTCACGCGGTGGGGATCAATCCGCCCGACCTGTACCTGCGCGACGGCTATCGGGCACTGCCGCTGGAGTGGCAGCCTCACCCTGCGTTCCCGATCATCATCGGCACCGATGTGTCGGGCGTCGTCGAGGCGGTGGCCGACGGCGTGACGGGGTTCGCGGTCGGCGACGAGGTGTTCTCTATGGTCCGCTTTCCCGAGGACCTGATGAAGGGCAGCGATGCCTATGCCGAATATGTCAGGGTGGCCGCCACGGAGCTGGCCCACAAACCTTTGGGCATCCATCACGTCGAAGCCGCGGCGGCACCCATGTCGCTGCTGACCGCCTGGCAGTTCCTGATCGCGGTAGGACACGACGCGCCTAATCCGTTCCAGCCGTCCCGCCACGAGCCCGTGCCGCTCGAAGGCAAGACGGTGGTGGTGAACGGCGCCGGCGGTGGGGTCGGCCACCTGCTCGTCCAACTCGCCAAATGGCAAGGGGCGCAGGTCGTCGCCGTTGCGTCGAGCAGGAACGAAAAGCTGATGCGCGAGCTCGGGGCCGACCACTTCGTCGATTATACCAAAGAGGCGGCCGAGGATGTGATCCACGATGCGGACCTCGTCGTCGACGCAGTGGGTGGCGCGAACATGGAGCGGTTGTTGCGCATGTTAAAACCCGGCGGTGGGCTGTTCCTGGTCAACCCGCTCGGCTTCGCCGGTCATGGCGCGGCGCGCGAGCGTGGCATCACCGTATCGTCCACCCAGGTCCGCTCGAACGGCGCGCAGCTTGCTGAAGCGGGCCGCCTGCTCGACGAGGGGACGGTCCGGGTGGTGATCGACAGTCGCTTCCCGCTCGCGGATGCGGCGGCCGCCCACACGCGAGCGGCGAAGGGTGGTATCCAAGGCAAGATCGTCCTGACGGTCGCGTGA
- a CDS encoding LysR family transcriptional regulator translates to MKEQMVLERLTGLIAFARAGTLGSYTAAGRSLSISPSAISKSVQRLEKQLGVPLFMRTTRSLTLTAEGRELHGRAVRLLSDADEIGQVAASARSEPSGSLRIAASLPIGVHVIAPALPAFHRQYPKLSIDLRLSDRYVDMVEEGIDIAVRIGDLADSRLLSRTLAPLRLCCFASPAYLAERGTPAHPDDLAAHDTVTLRYQSTGQPLQWPFRIGGKIIEIVPPSTLTTDTSEALIAMLAAGAGIGMGGPFVTAPYVARGELVPVLGGFAMERNSITALWPESRRTNPAVRATLEMLQETFAQRL, encoded by the coding sequence ATGAAGGAACAGATGGTACTGGAGCGGCTGACCGGCCTCATCGCCTTTGCGCGGGCGGGAACGTTGGGCAGCTACACCGCCGCGGGGCGGTCGCTGTCAATCTCGCCCTCCGCGATCAGCAAGAGCGTGCAGCGGCTCGAGAAACAGCTCGGCGTCCCGTTGTTCATGCGCACCACACGGTCGCTGACGCTTACCGCTGAGGGACGCGAACTCCACGGACGGGCGGTTCGGCTCCTGAGCGACGCGGACGAGATCGGGCAGGTCGCGGCTTCGGCGCGATCGGAACCGTCGGGCAGCTTGCGGATCGCGGCGTCGCTGCCGATCGGGGTGCATGTCATCGCGCCCGCACTGCCTGCGTTTCATCGGCAATACCCGAAGCTGTCGATCGATCTGCGGCTCAGCGATCGCTACGTCGATATGGTAGAAGAGGGCATCGACATTGCCGTCCGCATCGGCGACCTTGCAGACTCGCGGCTCCTCTCACGAACGCTCGCCCCGCTCCGCCTCTGCTGCTTTGCCTCCCCCGCCTATCTGGCGGAGCGTGGTACGCCGGCGCACCCGGATGACCTTGCCGCGCACGACACGGTGACTCTCCGGTACCAGAGCACCGGGCAGCCGTTGCAATGGCCATTCCGCATCGGCGGCAAGATCATCGAGATCGTTCCCCCTTCCACGCTGACGACGGACACCAGCGAGGCGCTTATCGCGATGCTCGCTGCCGGCGCCGGTATCGGCATGGGCGGGCCATTCGTCACCGCGCCTTACGTCGCCCGTGGCGAACTGGTCCCGGTGCTGGGCGGCTTCGCCATGGAGCGGAATAGCATCACTGCGTTATGGCCGGAAAGTCGGCGGACGAACCCTGCCGTGCGAGCCACCCTGGAGATGCTGCAGGAGACGTTTGCTCAACGCCTATGA